In a single window of the Rhinoraja longicauda isolate Sanriku21f chromosome 10, sRhiLon1.1, whole genome shotgun sequence genome:
- the ndufb1 gene encoding NADH dehydrogenase [ubiquinone] 1 beta subcomplex subunit 1, translated as MNLVGFVRDHWCNILVPLGFVLGCYLDRKNDEKLTAFRNKSLLFKRELKPGEETTWK; from the exons ATGAACCTGGTAGGTTTTGTGCGTGATCACTGGTGTAATATCCTTGTCCCTCTGGGTTTTGTACTGGGATGTTATCTAGATAGAAAGAATGATGAAAAGCTCACTGCATTCAGAAACAAAAGCTTATTGTTCAAACG GGAATTGAAACCAGGTGAAGAAACTACATGGAAGTGA